TGCGGCAAGGTATCGGCAGGCAGAGGACCAATTGAGCAATTACCGGACCCAGGCCAAGAAAGGCTGTTGGGTCGCCGGATCCAGCAGCATACTCACGGCCGGGCTGAGAACGGATGAGATCGAGTTCGAGGGGAGGTTTTATCGCATCACCTATGTGCCCGACACGACCGATGACCGCTCGGGATTGCTTTTTTATGAAAAGTCCGAAATCCAGAGGAAAACGGTAGCCGATCCCGCCCAGGCGCCCGCGCCGTCCATGAGCGAAGCGGAACGTGCGCTGCTGGAACTACAGATGGGTGCGGTCGAGGAAGACGGTCGCCGGCGAGGCTGGTCGGCTGGGCAGATCGCCGGTTTCTTGTGCCTGGTCCTCATGGCCGTCGCGGCGGCGATGTTCGCAGGCATGGCGATGATCGGGCTGTTGACACAGATCGCCGCGGTCATCGGAGCAGGCGTTTCCGTTATCGCCGGCATCGCAGCCATCTTCGGTCTCGGCTCGGCGGCCGATAACGCAGCCGCACTGGAGAAAAAGGGCGAGGAAGCCCGCTCGGGCGCAATCGACCATGTCGTCAGATGGTTCAAGAGCTGGCTTTAGCCAAAGCCGATGGCAGGGCGCTTATGGAGAATGATCGCGCCAGGGACAATGAGGAAACCGTTGATGATGGCTCCATTTCAGACAAGAGCAGTGACGATTGGCTGTGCCATGCTGGCGAATCTGTCTTTTGGCGGTGCTTTCGCTCAATCGAGCGAAGCCGCACGCTATGTGAATCGGCAGGGAATCGAAATCATCGCGTCGCGCGGCAGCGCTTCCTCCGGATCGGGTGAACGCATGCCCGAAAGGAGGGCATCGAAACTGGCTGACCCAAAGAAGATGCCCGGGCCGGCTGCATTATCGGCCGCAGTCCCTGACAGGCTTTTTGTTTCGGCCAGACAGCAAGCTGAACGCGACCAGGATCGGCTGGCGATCCTGCAGGAGGAACTGAAAGCCGAAACCGCGGCCTTCGAATCGAAACGCCGTCTTTTGCACGAGGCGACGGTCAATGCGAAACTCGGCCCGGAAGAGCGCCGGCTCTCGGAAGAAGCGATGCGCCGTCATCAAAGCAATATTCGTGCGCTCAATGCGGAGATTGGACGGGTGCGTATTTAGGTTCGATGTCGATGCGAAAAGCCATCGAATCATTCGACATTATTATCTGTATTATCGAGTTGAATGGTGCGGTATGACGGCATCATCGAGGGCGATGCCGGTTGGCGCAAATAATTGGTATCTGGAGGCCAAGCATGTCATGCGAACAATGCAGGAGCGATTCAGATGGTCCCTATACGGGAATGATGTGCGACAGGTGCTTTCAACCGTTCGGTTCCTCAATTCCACCGCCAGGTCACCACCCCGAGCTTCTGACATCAACGCCAACAGACCGATGGCTGCCGATACCTCCGCAATCCGCACAAAGCCCACCCGATTCGGCAGGATCGCCTGGCGACATCAACCAACGCTTGGGATGCTGGTCCTGGGGCGCATTTTTTACTCGGCGGGTTTTGGGCCATCGGGAATCCATGATGGATCGGATATCCATTGTTGCTGCTCGATCTGTTTGGCAAGCCCTGGCAGCGGGCGTGTATATCCTTCATCTGGCGATAGCGGCCTGGCTCGGGCGCAAAGGCACGACGCTGGCTTGGGAACGCGGCGGTTGGAAAACCGTCGAAGCATTCAAGCGCGTACAGCGACGCTGGACGATTGCAAGCGTGGCCATCCTCGCGATATCGCTGGGACTGCGATCCGCGCAAGCGGCATTCACCGATTGATGGGAGCAGATGCGGTCGAATCCAGCAGTAAATGCCATACCGTGCCGTTGGAGGGCTCGGGTCAAGTGCTTTGCAACCCTTATGGGATAGGGAACAGACGGCTTCGCATGGATACCACCGTAAACGCACATCGCATTTTACATAATATAGATTATGCGAATTAGTGTCGCCTGGTTCGATAGAACGTTTTTTCGTATCAACCGGTCCCACGCCGTTCCGATCGGCCATGCACTGTTCCTGCCCGTGTACGTCAAGGTCATCGCTTCCAATTACGAACACATGGCTGGCGCCTCGTCGCCACGCACGACCACCGACGTGCAGACCGATGTGCTGGAAGCGGCTATGGTGGCCGATTACAACACCCGATACGACGCGGCCCCGGGACTATCCGACCTGGTGCTAATCCCGTGCATGCCGTCGGCACGGCAGCACCGCCGACATCGATACAAACCACCGGCAAGCACCGGCCGCACCGGTCGAGACGGCAGACCGCCGGGCGGCCGTAGTCGAGCCAGGCCGAGCGACGTCTTGCGCCTGGTCCGCTGCCCGATGCCACCTGCGGATAAATGAAATCCAGTATTTCTTGTTGCATAATAGAAACATCAACAGCCTTTAGGCGTCGTCCCGGCGAAAAGATCTGGTCGGTGGACCTGCGCTACGCTACATTCGCAGGCCGCACATCGACCCGACCGGACCAGCCTCGGCCCCGCAGGCCCGTATGAATCCCGTCTGACTGTCGCCGCACCATCCCATCGTGCTGCTTCGCAGAGGGCACTTTTGACCACGTACATGCAGCAAACCATTTTCGGCCGGTGTTCGGCCAGTACCTTTCTCGCGCTCGGCATCGCCGGCGCGGCGCATGCCCAGGACATGTCCACCGCCGCCGCCATGCCGGACGGCGCGCCACGCACCTGGTCGATCTCCGGCTTCGGCACCTTCGGCGCCGCCCGTTCCAGCGAACGCCAGGCCGACTACACCACCACGATCCTGAAGCCCAACGGTACCGGCGTGTCGCGCGCCTGGAGTACCGATTTCGATACCCGCGCGGGCGTGCAGCTGGACGTCAACCTGGACCGTCGCTGGTCGGCCGTCGTGCAACTGGTCAGCGAACAGCGCCTGGACAACAGCTACCGCCCGCAAGTCGAATGGGCCAACGTCAAGTACCAGGCCACGCCCGAGCTGGCGCTGCGCTTCGGCCGCATCGCGTTGCCGATGTTCCTGACGGCGGACTATCGCAAGGTCGGCTACGCCTACCCGTGGGTACGCCCGCCGGTCGAGGGCTATTCCTCCCTGCCGGTATTCGCCAGCGATGGCGTCGACGCCACGCTGCGTTGGAATCTGGGAGACGTGCACAATGCCGCGCAAGTGCTGTTCGGTCGCAACAAGCCGCCGCTCGTGGCGCCTTATCGCGCTGTTGCACGCAGCTTGTTCGGCATGTCGAACACCAGCGACTGGGGCGCCTTCAACCTGCGCATCAACTATATCCGCGCCAACCTGACGACGAACGTCGGGGAAGAATTGTTCGACGCGCTGGCCGCATTCGGGCCTGCCGGGCAGGCGCTCGCGCGGCGCTATGCCGCCGATCACAAGATCGTCTCGATGGCGAACGTCGGCGTCAACTACGATCCGGGGAACTGGTTCCTGACCGCCGAGGCGGGCGGCACCAGGACGCAGTCGTTCCTGGGCAGGACGCGCAACGCCTACGTGTCCGCCGGCTGGCGCTGGCACGCGCTCACCCCGTACGCGACCTACTCGCGGGTGCGCGCTGCCGGCGCCACGTCGGAGCGTGGCTTGCCGCTGGATGGCTTGCCGCCTGCCTACGCGGTGCCGGCGGCCTACCTGAACGGCGCCCTGAACGGCCTGCTGTCCACGATCCCCCAGCAGACCTCCGCCAGTGCCGGCCTGCGTTGGGATCTGCGCGCCAACATGGCGCTGAAGTTCGAGTACGACCGTGTGAAGCCGGTCGACGGCTCGCGCGGCACCTTGCTGAACCCGACGCCGGACTTTCGTTCGGATCGCCCGTTCCACGTGGCCAGCGTCACGCTCGACTATGTGTACTAGCATGCGGATCGTCAACCACCTGCGCCGCCTCGGCCTGATTCTCCTTGCCGCCGGCGCGACGGGCCTGGCCAGCGCCAGCGCCGCCGGCGCTTCCGACCTCGTCGTGATCGTCTCGGCCAAGAATCCCTTGGCCGGTTTGAATGCCGACCAGGCCGCCGCGATTTTCCTCGGCCAGTCGGTGCGCTTCCCGGGCGGCACCGAAGCGCTGCCGCTGGACCAGTGCCTGGGTTCGGCCGCGCGCAATGAATTCTATGCGCGCGTCACCAGCAAGACGCCGGCGCTGATGAAGGCCTATTGGTCGAAGATGCTGTTCACCGGCCGCGGCCAGCCTCCCGCCGAACTGGCGGACAGCGCCGCGATCCGGCGCAAGGTGGCGGACGACCCGACTGCCATCGGCTACATCGAACGCCGCGCGCTCGACCCGAGCGTGCGCGCGGTCCTGGTCGTGCAGTGACGGTGCAGGTCAGGGGCGCTTGCCGACCTCGACCTGCGCCCGCGTCCACGCGCGCGCCTGCCCGCTCAGGCTGACGCCGATCCCCGGCCGCGCCGGCACGATCATGCGCCCTTCCCTGACCTCCAGCCGTTCGTTGAACAAGGGCTCCAGCCACTCGAAGTGTTCGACCCACGGCTCGCTCGGATAGGTCGCCGCCAGGTGCACGTGCAGTTCCATGGCGAAGTGCGGCGCCAGCATCGCGCCGGCGTTGGCGGCGATCCCTGCCACCTTCAGGAACGGCGTGATGCCGCCGATGCGCGGCCCGTCCGGCATCAGGACATCGGCGCCGCGCGCGCGGACCAGTTCCGCGTGCTCGGCCACGCTGGTCAGCATCTCGCCGGTGGCGATCGGCGTGTCGAACCGGGCCGCCAGCGCGGCGTGGCCTTCGTAATCCAGGCAATCGAGCGGTTCCTCGATCCACACAAGGCCGAAATCCTCCAGCCTGCGGAACATGCGCTGCGCGGTCGGGCGGTTCCATTGCTGGTTGGCGTCCACCATCAGCGGGAAGTCGCCCAGGTGGCGGCGCACCGCTTCCACGCGCGCGATGTCGAGTGCGCAGTCGGGCTGGCCGACCTTCAACTTGATGCCGCCGATGCCGCGTGCGCGCGAGGCGCCGGCGTTTTCCAGCAGTTGCTCCAGCGGCGTGTGCAGGAAACCGCCCGAGGTGTTGTAGCAGGCGACCGAGTCGCGCTGCGCGCCGATCAGCTTGGCCAGCGACAGGCCGGCGCGCCTGGCCTTCATGTCCCACAGCGCCACGTCGAAGGCGGCGATGGCCTGCACCGCCAGGCCGCTGCGGCCGACCGAGGCGCCGGCCCAGCACAGCTTGTCCCACAGGCGCGCGATGTCGTTCGGGTCTTCGCCCAGCAGCACCGGCGCGATCTCGCCTGCGTGCGCGAACTGGCCGGGACCGCCGGCGCGCTTGGCGTAACTGAAACCCAGGCCCTGGTGGCCGTCCGTGGTCTCGATCTCGACGAACAGCATCGCGATTTCCGTCATCGGCTTCTGGCGCCCGGTCAGGACTTTCGCGTCGCTGATCGGCGTGGCCAGCGGCAGGATGCAGGACGAGATGCGCATCCAGGCGATGGTGTCGGCGGCGCTCATTTGACGGGCGCCGGCGCCAGCGATTTCACGAGTTTCACGCGCTTGATGTCGCCGACGATGAACACGTAGCAAAAGATCGTCACCGCGGCGTTGGCGCCGACGAACACCAGCGCGCCGGCGAACGAGCCGGTGGCTTGCAGGATGTAGCCGATGACGATCGGCGTGGTGATGCCGGCGACGTTGCCGAACATGTTGAACAGGGCACCGGACAAGCCCCCTGCTTCCTTCGGCGACGTGTCCGACACCACTGCCCAGCCCAGCGCGCCGACGCCCTTGCCGAAGAAGGCCAGCGCCATCACGGCCACCACCAGCGCGTCGGTCTGGATATAGTTACAGGCGATCATGCTCATCGACAGCAGCATGCCGGTCACGATCGGCACCTTGCGCGACACCGACAGGCTATAGCCGGACTTGGCCAGGCGGTCCGACAGCCAGCCGCCGGTGACGCCGCCGAGGAAGCCGGCGATGGCCGGCAGCGAGGCCACGAAGCCCGCCTTCAGGATGGTCATGTGGCGCTCCTGCACCAGGTACACCGGGAACCAGGTCAGGAAGAAGTAGGTCAGCGTGTTGATGCAGTACTGGCCGATGTACACGCCCAGCAGCATGCGGTTCGACAGCAGCTCCTTGAAGCAGGCCGCCGTGTCGACCGCAGGTGCGGCGCGCACCGCGCCCTTGGCGCGGTCGAGGTCGACCAGGCCGCCGCCCTGTTCGATGTAGGCCAGCTCGCCGGCGCTGAGCGACGGATGGTCCTTCGGCCCGTAGATGGTCTTGAGCCAGACGAAGGAGAGCGCGATGCCGATCGCGCCCATCACGTAGAACACGCTCTGCCAGCCGAACGAATGCACCAGCCAGCCCATGATCGGTGCGAACAGCACCGTGGCGAAGTACTGCGCCGAGTTGAACAGCGCCGAGGCCAGGCCGCGCTCGTGGGTCGGGAACCAGGCCGAGGTGATGCGGCTGTTGCCGGGGAACGAAGGCGCTTCGGCCGCGCCGACCACCAGGCGCAGCACGAACATCGCCATCACGGCGGCGCCGCCGGTGAAGAAGCCGACGGTCCCGGTCAGCATGGTGAACAGCGACCACAGGAAGATGCTGAAGAAATAGGTGATCTTCGAGCCGAAGCGGTCCAGCAGCCAGCCGCCCGGCAGCTGGGCCAGCACATACGACCAGCTGAAGGCGGAAAACACGAAGCCCATCTCGACCGCGCTCAGGCCGAACACCTTGCGGATTTCCGGCCCGGCGATCGAGATCGAGGCGCGGTCGGCGTAGTTGACGGTGGTGACGATGAAGAGGATGGCGAGGATCGCCCAGCGCGTGCGCGTCGCCGGCTTGACCGCGGCGGCGGCGGCCGGCGCGGCGGTAGTCGTGGTGTTCTGCATGGTGTCTCCCGATGGTGGTCAGAACGAATGGCGGATGCCCAGGTTGTAGCCGGTGTTGCCGGTGCCCGATTCCGTATTGTTGGCGACCGTGTAGCCGGCGCCGTTCTTGTTGTGGATGCGCGCATAGGCGGCGTACAGGCCGGTGCGCTTGGACAGCGGATACAGGTAGCCGATGCCCCATTCGGTGGCGTCCTGGTTCAAGCGGGTACGGTCGTCCTTGCGCTGGGTGGAGAACATCAGGGTGCCCGGGCCGACCGGCGCGCGCAGGCCGAGGATCAGGTCGCGCCCGTCGGTGGATGCGGTCGGCCGCACGCCGCCGTACGGGTTGTTGGCATTGCCCAGCGTGGCGCTGTTAAAAC
The genomic region above belongs to Massilia forsythiae and contains:
- a CDS encoding porin, coding for MQQTIFGRCSASTFLALGIAGAAHAQDMSTAAAMPDGAPRTWSISGFGTFGAARSSERQADYTTTILKPNGTGVSRAWSTDFDTRAGVQLDVNLDRRWSAVVQLVSEQRLDNSYRPQVEWANVKYQATPELALRFGRIALPMFLTADYRKVGYAYPWVRPPVEGYSSLPVFASDGVDATLRWNLGDVHNAAQVLFGRNKPPLVAPYRAVARSLFGMSNTSDWGAFNLRINYIRANLTTNVGEELFDALAAFGPAGQALARRYAADHKIVSMANVGVNYDPGNWFLTAEAGGTRTQSFLGRTRNAYVSAGWRWHALTPYATYSRVRAAGATSERGLPLDGLPPAYAVPAAYLNGALNGLLSTIPQQTSASAGLRWDLRANMALKFEYDRVKPVDGSRGTLLNPTPDFRSDRPFHVASVTLDYVY
- a CDS encoding phosphate ABC transporter substrate-binding protein, whose product is MRIVNHLRRLGLILLAAGATGLASASAAGASDLVVIVSAKNPLAGLNADQAAAIFLGQSVRFPGGTEALPLDQCLGSAARNEFYARVTSKTPALMKAYWSKMLFTGRGQPPAELADSAAIRRKVADDPTAIGYIERRALDPSVRAVLVVQ
- a CDS encoding L-talarate/galactarate dehydratase, coding for MSAADTIAWMRISSCILPLATPISDAKVLTGRQKPMTEIAMLFVEIETTDGHQGLGFSYAKRAGGPGQFAHAGEIAPVLLGEDPNDIARLWDKLCWAGASVGRSGLAVQAIAAFDVALWDMKARRAGLSLAKLIGAQRDSVACYNTSGGFLHTPLEQLLENAGASRARGIGGIKLKVGQPDCALDIARVEAVRRHLGDFPLMVDANQQWNRPTAQRMFRRLEDFGLVWIEEPLDCLDYEGHAALAARFDTPIATGEMLTSVAEHAELVRARGADVLMPDGPRIGGITPFLKVAGIAANAGAMLAPHFAMELHVHLAATYPSEPWVEHFEWLEPLFNERLEVREGRMIVPARPGIGVSLSGQARAWTRAQVEVGKRP
- a CDS encoding MFS transporter, with the protein product MQNTTTTAAPAAAAAVKPATRTRWAILAILFIVTTVNYADRASISIAGPEIRKVFGLSAVEMGFVFSAFSWSYVLAQLPGGWLLDRFGSKITYFFSIFLWSLFTMLTGTVGFFTGGAAVMAMFVLRLVVGAAEAPSFPGNSRITSAWFPTHERGLASALFNSAQYFATVLFAPIMGWLVHSFGWQSVFYVMGAIGIALSFVWLKTIYGPKDHPSLSAGELAYIEQGGGLVDLDRAKGAVRAAPAVDTAACFKELLSNRMLLGVYIGQYCINTLTYFFLTWFPVYLVQERHMTILKAGFVASLPAIAGFLGGVTGGWLSDRLAKSGYSLSVSRKVPIVTGMLLSMSMIACNYIQTDALVVAVMALAFFGKGVGALGWAVVSDTSPKEAGGLSGALFNMFGNVAGITTPIVIGYILQATGSFAGALVFVGANAAVTIFCYVFIVGDIKRVKLVKSLAPAPVK